From one Xiphophorus hellerii strain 12219 chromosome 18, Xiphophorus_hellerii-4.1, whole genome shotgun sequence genomic stretch:
- the LOC116707493 gene encoding guanine nucleotide exchange C9orf72-like, whose translation MSSGCPPQSPAVAKTEVAVEGECPLLAATFAYWDNILGPRVRHMWAPRGEQPMSLSDGEVTFLANHTLNGEILRNAECGAVDVKFFVLAEKGVIIVSLIFDGELKGDKNTCALSVILPQTELAFYLPLHAACVERLTHGIRKGRIWMQKGYNIISVLSLEIAPIMELLASMKSHCVPEEIDIRDTVLNDDDIGDSCHEGFLHKAISSHLQTCGCSVVVGSNPEKVNKIVRTLCLFLTPAERKCSRLCRASSSFKYDTGLFVQGLLKDSTGSFVLPFRQVLYAPYPTTHIDVDINTVKQMPPCHEHTFNQRRYMRSELNTLWKTDSEDDIPPETVIHTDETFTPDLNIFQDVLHTDTLVRSFIDEVFLLKPGLALRSSYLAQFLLLLHRKALTLLKYIEDETQKGKKPFRALRNLKADLDLKAEGDLNIVMAMAEKLRAGLHSFVFGKPFYTSVQERDVLMSF comes from the exons ATGTCCTCCGGCTGTCCCCCCCAGTCCCCGGCCGTAGCGAAGACAGAGGTAGCGGTGGAGGGAgagtgccccctgctggccgccACCTTTGCCTACTGGGACAACATCCTGGGGCCTCGCGTGCGCCACATGTGGGCGCCGCGCGGCGAGCAGCCGATGTCGCTGAGCGACGGCGAGGTCACCTTCCTGGCCAACCACACGCTGAACGGAGAGATCCTGCGCAACGCCGAGTGCGGCGCCGTGGACGTCAAGTTCTTCGTCTTGGCAGAGAAAGGTGTCATCATCGTGTCTCTGATCTTCGACGGCGAGCTAAAGGGCGACAAGAACACGTGCGCCCTGTCCGTCATCCTGCCGCAGACCGAGCTGGCCTTCTACCTGCCGCTGCACGCCGCCTGCGTGGAGCGGCTCACACACGGCATCCGCAAAGGACGCATCTGGATGCAGAAG GGCTACAACATCATCTCAGTGCTGAGCCTGGAGATCGCCCCCATCATGGAGCTGCTGGCCTCCATGAAGTCTCACTGCGTGCCTGAAGAAATAGAC ATCAGAGACACCGTGCTAAATGATGACGACATCGGGGACAGCTGCCATGAGGGCTTCCTCCACAA AGCCATCAGCTCCCATCTGCAGACGTGCGGCTGCTCCGTCGTGGTCGGAAGCAACCCAGAGAAAGTAAACAAG ATCGTCCGGACGCTCTGCCTGTTCCTGACTCCAGCTGAGAGGAAGTGTTCCCGCCTCTGCCGGGCCAGCTCCTCCTTCAAGTACGACACGGGTCTGTTCGTCCAGGGACTCCTGAAG GACTCCACGGGCAGCTTCGTGCTGCCGTTCCGCCAGGTGCTGTACGCGCCGTACCCGACCACGCACATCGACGTGGACATCAACACCGTGAAGCAGATGCCGCCGTGCCACGAACACACCTTCAACCAGCGGCGCTACATGCGCTCTGAGCTCAACACGCTGTGGAAGACCGACAGTGAGGACGACATCCCGCCGGAAACCGTGATCCACACAGACGAAACCTTCACTCCGGACCT GAACATCTTCCAGGATGTCCTGCATACCGACACGTTGGTCAGATCCTTCATAGACGAG GTGTTCCTGCTGAAGCCCGGCCTGGCCCTCAGGAGCTCCTACCTGGCccagttcctgctgctgctgcaccgcAAGGCGCTCACGCTGCTCAAGTACATCGAGGACGAGAC GCAGAAAGGGAAGAAGCCGTTCCGGGCCCTCCGGAACCTGAAGGCGGACCTGGACCTGAAGGCCGAGGGGGACCTGAACATCGTCATGGCGATGGCCGAGAAGCTGAGGGCAGGGCTTCACTCCTTCGTGTTCGGGAAGCCGTTCTACACCAGCGTGCAGGAGAGGGACGTGCTCATGAGCTTCTGA